In one window of Echeneis naucrates chromosome 17, fEcheNa1.1, whole genome shotgun sequence DNA:
- the LOC115057350 gene encoding discoidin domain-containing receptor 2-like isoform X2, with amino-acid sequence MLLILLVLFLHLLAATATAQVNPEICRYPLGMTGGQIQDEDISASSQWSESTAARFGRLDFDNGDGDGAWCPDIMSELDGVKEYLQVDLRTLHFITLVGTQGRHADGMGNEFAQRYMIKYSRDGSNWVGWHDRKGRQVIEGNRNAYDVVLKDLEPPIIARFVRFMPVTDHSMIVCMRVELYGCEWLDGLVSYSIPDGHQMIYRGLDVYFNDSVYDGASAERLTKGLGQLTDGTWGLDDFLHSPIYSMSPGYDYVGWSNKSFPKGYVEMIFEFDHVRNFTSMKVHCNNMFSRGVRMFRQATCYFRSGPDWEADPVTLRPTVDRVSQIARFVTVPLGDRTASLIKCRFHFSDLWMLFSEVAFQSGSAVYNTSQSLPTPLSSFIGDDPTHKVDDSNTRILIGCLVAIIAILLTIIVIILWRQVWQKMLEKASRRMLDDELTAHLAIQTQAFSLNHSSLSSEGGSTSNSTYERIFPLCADYQEPSRLIRKLPEFAQSTEHLGKMAIEPRNRSCGDSAPHYAEADIISLQESSDSSTYSITAVNMNLFAGTDSSMKEFPRHKLTFKEKLGEGQFGEVHLCEAEGMQDFLDEVLSIEGNNESPLLVAVKTLREDANKNARNDFLKEIRIMSRLRDPNIVRLLAVCVDTDPLCMITEYMENGDLNQFLDIISRANKITLFFFSVYSTLSYSKLIEMAVQIASGMKYLSSLNFVHRDLATRNCLVGKNYTIKIADFGMSRNLYRGDYYRIQGRAILPIRWMSWESILLGKFTMASDVWAFGVTLWEILTLCKEQPYSHLSDEQVIENTGEFFRDQGKQVYLPKPPCCPERVYTDLMLSCWRRNAKQRPSFQEMHTQLMESLV; translated from the exons CCTGCTAGCTGCCACTGCAACAGCTCAAGTCAACCCAG AAATATGTCGCTATCCTCTTGGTATGACCGGTGGGCAGATCCAGGATGAGGATATCTCCGCCTCCAGTCAGTGGTCCGAGTCAACGGCAGCAAGATTTGGCAG ACTCGACTTTGACAACGGAGACGGTGATGGGGCCTGGTGCCCTGACATCATGTCGGAGCTGGACGGCGTCAAAGAGTATCTCCAGGTGGACCTGCGCACACTGCACTTCATAACGCTGGTGGGAACCCAAGGTCGCCATGCCGATGGAATGGGTAATGAGTTTGCCCAGCGCTACATGATCAAGTACAGCCGTGATGGCAGCAACTGGGTAGGCTGGCATGATAGGAAGGGGAGGCAG GTCATTGAGGGGAACAGGAATGCATATGATGTGGTGCTGAAGGATCTGGAGCCTCCCATCATAGCTCGTTTTGTCCGCTTCATGCCTGTGACAGACCACTCCATGATCGTGTGTATGAGAGTTGAGCTCTACGGCTGCGAATGGCTgg ATGGTCTGGTGTCTTACAGTATTCCTGATGGACACCAAATGATCTATAGAGGCCTGGATGTCTACTTTAATGATTCTGTGTATGACGGTGCATCAGCTGAAAG ACTGACCAAGGGTCTGGGCCAGCTAACAGATGGCACTTGGGGTCTGGACGATTTCCTCCACAGCCCCATCTACAGCATGTCACCGGGTTACGACTATGTGGGCTGGAGCAACAAGAGCTTCCCCAAAGGCTACGTGGAAATGATCTTTGAGTTCGACCATGTCCGAAACTTCACCTCCATGAAG GTGCACTGTAATAACATGTTCAGCCGAGGGGTGAGGATGTTCAGACAGGCCACATGTTACTTCCGGTCAGGACCAGACTGGGAGGCTGATCCGGTGACTCTTAGGCCAACTGTTGACCGTGTGAGCCAAATCGCCCGTTTTGTCACTGTGCCCCTTGGGGACCGCACAGCTAGTCTCATCAAATGCCGATTCCACTTTAGCGACCTCTGGATGCTGTTCAGTGAGGTGGCCTTCCAGTCAG GTTCAGCAGTGTACAACACATCTC AATCACTTCCAACTCCTTTGTCATCTTTTATAGGGGATGATCCCACCCATAAAGTGGATGACAGCAACACCAGgatcctgattggctgcttggTGGCCATCATAGCCATTCTACTAACCATCATAGTCATCATCCTGTGGCGACAGGTGTGGCAAAAGATGCTGGAGAAG gcaTCTCGCCGCATGCTGGACGATGAACTCACAGCCCATCTTGCCATCCAGACCCAGGCCTTCTCCCTGAACCactcttctctgtcctctgaggGGGGCTCCACCTCCAACTCCACCTATGAGCGGATCTTCCCCCTCTGTGCTGACTACCAGGAGCCCTCGCGCCTCATCCGGAAGCTGCCTGAGTTTGCTCAGTCCACTGAGCACCTTGGTAAGATGGCAATAGAACCAAGAAATAGATCCTGTGGAG ACAGTGCGCCCCATTATGCAGAGGCAGACATCATCAGCTTGCAGGAGTCTTCCGACAGCAGCACTTACTCCATCACAGCCGTCAACATGAATCTCTTTGCTGGCACTGATTCATCCATGAAAGAGTTCCCCAGACACAAGCTCACCTTCAAAGAGAAACTGGGAGAGGGACAGTTTGGAGAA GTGCACTTATGTGAGGCTGAGGGCATGCAGGACTTTTTAGATGAGGTTTTGTCTATAGAGGGGAACAATGAGTCACCTCTGCTTGTTGCTGTTAAAACACTGCGGGAAGACGCCAACAAGAACGCAAG GAATGACTTCTTGAAGGAGATCCGAATCATGTCTCGTCTGAGGGACCCCAACATTGTGCGTCTGCTGGCGGTGTGTGTGGACACTGACCCACTGTGTATGATCACTGAGTACATGGAAAACGGAGACCTGAACCAGTTCCT GGATATAATATCCAGAGCCAACAAGATaactctattttttttttctgtctactCTACTCTCAGTTACAGTAAACTGATTGAGATGGCTGTGCAGATTGCATCTGGCATGAAGTACTTGTCTTCCCTCAACTTTGTTCACCGCGACCTAGCCACCCGCAACTGCCTGGTGGGGAAGAACTACACAATAAAGATAGCTGACTTTGGCATGAGTCGAAATCTGTACAGAGGGGACTACTACAGGATTCAAGGCCGGGCCATACTACCAATTCGCTGGATGTCCTGGGAGAGCATTCTCCTG GGTAAGTTCACCATGGCCAGTGATGTGTGGGCGTTCGGTGTAACGCTGTGGGAGATTCTGACTCTCTGTAAAGAGCAACCCTATTCCCATCTCTCTGACGAGCAGGTCATCGAAAACACAGGCGAGTTCTTTAGGGACCAGGGAAAGCAG GTGTACCTGCCAAAGCCACCATGTTGTCCTGAGAGAGTCTACACAGAtttgatgctgagctgctggaggaggaatgCTAAGCAGAGGCCAAGCTTTCAGGAGATGCACACTCAGCTGATGGAGAGTCTTGTGTAG
- the LOC115057350 gene encoding discoidin domain-containing receptor 2-like isoform X1, whose amino-acid sequence MKMKAVKLITHHVFFSLLAATATAQVNPEICRYPLGMTGGQIQDEDISASSQWSESTAARFGRLDFDNGDGDGAWCPDIMSELDGVKEYLQVDLRTLHFITLVGTQGRHADGMGNEFAQRYMIKYSRDGSNWVGWHDRKGRQVIEGNRNAYDVVLKDLEPPIIARFVRFMPVTDHSMIVCMRVELYGCEWLDGLVSYSIPDGHQMIYRGLDVYFNDSVYDGASAERLTKGLGQLTDGTWGLDDFLHSPIYSMSPGYDYVGWSNKSFPKGYVEMIFEFDHVRNFTSMKVHCNNMFSRGVRMFRQATCYFRSGPDWEADPVTLRPTVDRVSQIARFVTVPLGDRTASLIKCRFHFSDLWMLFSEVAFQSGSAVYNTSLTPRKHGHPTNTLPGDDPTHKVDDSNTRILIGCLVAIIAILLTIIVIILWRQVWQKMLEKASRRMLDDELTAHLAIQTQAFSLNHSSLSSEGGSTSNSTYERIFPLCADYQEPSRLIRKLPEFAQSTEHLGSCTSSRALAVGASDSAPHYAEADIISLQESSDSSTYSITAVNMNLFAGTDSSMKEFPRHKLTFKEKLGEGQFGEVHLCEAEGMQDFLDEVLSIEGNNESPLLVAVKTLREDANKNARNDFLKEIRIMSRLRDPNIVRLLAVCVDTDPLCMITEYMENGDLNQFLCILRLKETAEVDKTEQEEKEGKGIVSYSKLIEMAVQIASGMKYLSSLNFVHRDLATRNCLVGKNYTIKIADFGMSRNLYRGDYYRIQGRAILPIRWMSWESILLGKFTMASDVWAFGVTLWEILTLCKEQPYSHLSDEQVIENTGEFFRDQGKQVYLPKPPCCPERVYTDLMLSCWRRNAKQRPSFQEMHTQLMESLV is encoded by the exons atgaagatgaaggctGTGAAACTGATCACGCATCATGTCTTCTTCAGCCTGCTAGCTGCCACTGCAACAGCTCAAGTCAACCCAG AAATATGTCGCTATCCTCTTGGTATGACCGGTGGGCAGATCCAGGATGAGGATATCTCCGCCTCCAGTCAGTGGTCCGAGTCAACGGCAGCAAGATTTGGCAG ACTCGACTTTGACAACGGAGACGGTGATGGGGCCTGGTGCCCTGACATCATGTCGGAGCTGGACGGCGTCAAAGAGTATCTCCAGGTGGACCTGCGCACACTGCACTTCATAACGCTGGTGGGAACCCAAGGTCGCCATGCCGATGGAATGGGTAATGAGTTTGCCCAGCGCTACATGATCAAGTACAGCCGTGATGGCAGCAACTGGGTAGGCTGGCATGATAGGAAGGGGAGGCAG GTCATTGAGGGGAACAGGAATGCATATGATGTGGTGCTGAAGGATCTGGAGCCTCCCATCATAGCTCGTTTTGTCCGCTTCATGCCTGTGACAGACCACTCCATGATCGTGTGTATGAGAGTTGAGCTCTACGGCTGCGAATGGCTgg ATGGTCTGGTGTCTTACAGTATTCCTGATGGACACCAAATGATCTATAGAGGCCTGGATGTCTACTTTAATGATTCTGTGTATGACGGTGCATCAGCTGAAAG ACTGACCAAGGGTCTGGGCCAGCTAACAGATGGCACTTGGGGTCTGGACGATTTCCTCCACAGCCCCATCTACAGCATGTCACCGGGTTACGACTATGTGGGCTGGAGCAACAAGAGCTTCCCCAAAGGCTACGTGGAAATGATCTTTGAGTTCGACCATGTCCGAAACTTCACCTCCATGAAG GTGCACTGTAATAACATGTTCAGCCGAGGGGTGAGGATGTTCAGACAGGCCACATGTTACTTCCGGTCAGGACCAGACTGGGAGGCTGATCCGGTGACTCTTAGGCCAACTGTTGACCGTGTGAGCCAAATCGCCCGTTTTGTCACTGTGCCCCTTGGGGACCGCACAGCTAGTCTCATCAAATGCCGATTCCACTTTAGCGACCTCTGGATGCTGTTCAGTGAGGTGGCCTTCCAGTCAG GTTCAGCAGTGTACAACACATCTCTGACTCCTCGCAAACACGGACACCCTACAAACACACTGCCAG GGGATGATCCCACCCATAAAGTGGATGACAGCAACACCAGgatcctgattggctgcttggTGGCCATCATAGCCATTCTACTAACCATCATAGTCATCATCCTGTGGCGACAGGTGTGGCAAAAGATGCTGGAGAAG gcaTCTCGCCGCATGCTGGACGATGAACTCACAGCCCATCTTGCCATCCAGACCCAGGCCTTCTCCCTGAACCactcttctctgtcctctgaggGGGGCTCCACCTCCAACTCCACCTATGAGCGGATCTTCCCCCTCTGTGCTGACTACCAGGAGCCCTCGCGCCTCATCCGGAAGCTGCCTGAGTTTGCTCAGTCCACTGAGCACCTTG GATCATGTACCTCATCCAGAGCCCTTGCTGTTGGTGCTTCAGACAGTGCGCCCCATTATGCAGAGGCAGACATCATCAGCTTGCAGGAGTCTTCCGACAGCAGCACTTACTCCATCACAGCCGTCAACATGAATCTCTTTGCTGGCACTGATTCATCCATGAAAGAGTTCCCCAGACACAAGCTCACCTTCAAAGAGAAACTGGGAGAGGGACAGTTTGGAGAA GTGCACTTATGTGAGGCTGAGGGCATGCAGGACTTTTTAGATGAGGTTTTGTCTATAGAGGGGAACAATGAGTCACCTCTGCTTGTTGCTGTTAAAACACTGCGGGAAGACGCCAACAAGAACGCAAG GAATGACTTCTTGAAGGAGATCCGAATCATGTCTCGTCTGAGGGACCCCAACATTGTGCGTCTGCTGGCGGTGTGTGTGGACACTGACCCACTGTGTATGATCACTGAGTACATGGAAAACGGAGACCTGAACCAGTTCCTGTGCATCCTCAGACTCAAGGAGACTGCTGAAGTAGACAAGACAGAacaagaggagaaggaggggaaggGTATAGTCAG TTACAGTAAACTGATTGAGATGGCTGTGCAGATTGCATCTGGCATGAAGTACTTGTCTTCCCTCAACTTTGTTCACCGCGACCTAGCCACCCGCAACTGCCTGGTGGGGAAGAACTACACAATAAAGATAGCTGACTTTGGCATGAGTCGAAATCTGTACAGAGGGGACTACTACAGGATTCAAGGCCGGGCCATACTACCAATTCGCTGGATGTCCTGGGAGAGCATTCTCCTG GGTAAGTTCACCATGGCCAGTGATGTGTGGGCGTTCGGTGTAACGCTGTGGGAGATTCTGACTCTCTGTAAAGAGCAACCCTATTCCCATCTCTCTGACGAGCAGGTCATCGAAAACACAGGCGAGTTCTTTAGGGACCAGGGAAAGCAG GTGTACCTGCCAAAGCCACCATGTTGTCCTGAGAGAGTCTACACAGAtttgatgctgagctgctggaggaggaatgCTAAGCAGAGGCCAAGCTTTCAGGAGATGCACACTCAGCTGATGGAGAGTCTTGTGTAG